One window from the genome of Pungitius pungitius chromosome 14, fPunPun2.1, whole genome shotgun sequence encodes:
- the LOC119227398 gene encoding amino acid transporter heavy chain SLC3A2-like produces MNTEETDVDLKDAENKDADQKEAPDPAPVPDPAPVPVPVPADADATEADVSEADLDQEEQEKQPMTGGAERAEDAPSAGGVEEKNGSVKLKISEEEEEEEKEVKFTGLNKEELLRVAGTPGWVRTRWSLLVVFWLGWLGMLGGAVLIVLQAPRCRDLPSSSWWNEGPMYQIGDIRAFSALMDLKGVEQKVDRLSQMKVKGLLIGPIHVAPADDVVGLRFEEVSSESGTLDQFKDLVHAAHKKGISVVLDLTPNYQGSSGPWFSNGSVTNVAERLKSALVFWMKQGVDGVQLSGVERVAAMVPSLWTDIRAIVHNGTEESPNKRVLIGVTERSSVEDVSVLLNSSGVDLLVSGVLRAGGTEAEEHAASVQLLYSSHSQLRLAWSLGGRAGGHLASLGGAALVKLHQLLLLTLPGTPVFNYGDEIGLRDEGNAFPRMLWDSDEELNGTLKEERAERLSCLRFFSAVSELRGKERSLLFGDFLLLSNSSSSLAYLRTWDQSERYLAAFNWAEEEARLQLSDAALPRQAEVVLRTDGSGGVVDLTELRLGPGQAALLRFPYAG; encoded by the exons ATGAACACGGAGGAGACCGACGTGGACCTGAAGGATGCTGAGAACAAAGATGCGGATCAGAAGGAGGCCCCGGATCCCGCTCCGGTCCCGGATCCCGCTCCGGTCCCGGTCCCGGTCCCCGCCGATGCTGATGCGACCGAGGCCGATGTGAGCGAGGCGGAtctggaccaggaggagcaggagaagcagcCGATGACCGGAGGTGCGGAGCGGGCGGAGGACGCGCCGTCTGCCGGCggagtggaggagaagaacggcTCCGTGAAGCTGAAGatctccgaggaggaggaggaggaggagaaggaggtgaaatTCACTGGACTGAAcaaggaggagctgctgagggTGGCGGGGACTCCGGG CTGGGTGAGGACGCGCTGGTCTTTGCTGGTGGTGTTCTGGTTGGGCTGGTTGGGGATGTTGGGTGGAGCCGTCCTCATCGTCCTGCAGGCTCCTCGCTGCAGAGACCTTCCGTCGTCCAGCTGGTGGAACGAGGGGCCGATGTACCAGATCGGTGACATCAGGGCCTTCAGCGCCCTGATGGACCTGAAGG GTGTGGAGCAGAAGGTGGACCGTCTGTCTCagatgaaggtcaaaggtctgcTTATTGGTCCGATCCACGTGGCTCCAGCAGATGACGTGGTGGGTCTGAGGTTTGAGGAGGTCTCCTCTGAGTCTGGAACCCTGGACCAGTTTAAAGACCTGGTCCACGCGGCGCATAAGAAGG GTATTTCTGTGGTTCTGGATCTGACTCCAAACTACCAGGGCTCATCTGGACCCTGGTTCTCCAACGGCAGCGTGACCAACGTGGCTGAGAGGCTGAAG TCCGCTCTGGTCTTCTGGATGAAGCAAGGCGTGGACGGCGTGCAGCTGTCGGGGGTGGAGCGAGTGGCCGCCATGGTGCCGTCTCTGTGGACAGACATCAGAGCCATCGTCCACAACGGGACGGAGGAGAGTCCCAACAAGAG AGTCCTGATTGGCGTCACCGAGCGCTCCTCGGTCGAGGACGTCTCTGTCCTCCTCAACTCCAGCGGCGTGGACCTGCTGGTCTCTGGAGTCCTCCGGGCCGGCGGGACGGAGGCCGAGGAGCACGCGGCCTCCGTCCAGCTGCTGTACTCGTCCCACAGCCAGCTCAGGCTGGCCTGGAGCCTGGGGGGGCGGGCTGGGGGCCACCTGGCCTcgctggggggggcggcgcttgTCAAgctgcaccagctgctgctgctgacgctgCCGGGGACGCCCGTCTTCAACTACGGGGACGAGATAGGCCTGAGGGACGAG GGCAACGCgtttcccagaatgctttggGACTCTGACGAGGAGCTGAACGGGACTTTGAAG GAGGAGCGGGCGGAGCGTCTGTCCTGCCTTCGCTTCTTCAGCGCTGTCAGCGAGCTCCGGGGGAAGGAGCGCTCGCTGCTGTTTGGGGACTTCCTGCTCCTCTctaactcctcctcctcgctggcgTACCTGCGTACCTGGGATCAGAGCGAGCGCTACCTGGCTGCGTTCAactgggcggaggaggaggcgcggctGCAGCTGAGCGACGCGGCGCTGCCCCGGCAGGCGGAGGTGGTGCTCCGCACCGACGGCAGCGGAGGCGTGGTGGACCTGACAGAGCTGCGGCTCGGCCCCGGACAGGCCGCGCTCCTCAGGTTTCCCTACGCCGGGTAG